One Helicoverpa zea isolate HzStark_Cry1AcR chromosome 30, ilHelZeax1.1, whole genome shotgun sequence genomic window, cttgtgatctctctccggtggtgtcggattgtcatcgggctatgagagtgatggaatagggagtgcacctgtgtctgcgcaaatgtttgTACACTAAAATATGTCCGGCGCGGCTGACTGATCTCaatatatgagaacagctgaCGTGTCCTACAATCAACCAACTTCAATTTCCGCTCGAATATACCTTTGATCTTTGACATTCAACCAACTTACGCTTCTTTATAAGTGTTCACTAAAAAACTCTTTCTTTCAGTAGACGATAGAAGAGAGACCGCCTCCGTGTCCCTACGAGTTTTACTCTGTAGTATCTGATACCGACCTTTGTGGAGTAAACTACACTCAGTATTCGAACATAGACAGTGCCTGCCCTTCTGTCATCAAGTTCTCGGAGCTAACAGCAACTTGTGATAATCCTATAGAGACGTATTATAAGTTCAGTAAAATGTATGGCGTTACTGATAGCAATGAGAGTATCATTTGTAATGGGAAGGATTATTGCGAGATTTCTACTATTTATGAAGTGAGTAATACTGAATTTTTGTAGTGTAAatagtcatcatctgcctaaccttactccaactatgttggggtcggcttccagtcttaccggatgcagctgagtaccggtgtgccacaaggagcaaggagcaactgcttatctgacctactcaacccagttacctatcTACAAATatgtcttatttttttctatatttcatTACAGATTACACCACAACACGTAATATTCCGTATAATAAACTCCACAAACGACGTTATTTACTCAAGAATTATGAAACCAAACAACAACAACTATATCTGTATTGACGACTGCGGCAGATTCAACCCCGACACTAAAAAAGTCGCAAGAAGCGATAAACCTCTAAAACTAAACCTCTTTTCGCTCAGAAAATCTGACCCGGAAAAGCCATTGAACGAAATGAACGATGGTATACCAGTAACAGAGTCTATTTTATCTGTGCCGTCAGCGGAAACAGAAATGTCAGTGTCAAAAAGTGGCGGGAATGATGTAGATTTAAATGAGAACAATATGGAATGGGCGGAACTTAAGTTGCATCGGAGTGAATCAGATTAAAGTGAGAAAACTTCCGATATCTAAAGCGCGGTCGGCAGTTGGCATTCAAAGCGGACTCAGATTTTGAGAAAATCGTCacattttttatatacctatcttCAGAATTTACTAGCAGTTTTTTCTATTAGGCTTTGCACTCACTCGTAAGTTTTGCTCCCGGAAAGCTTAATATaaaccaaataaaacaaatgtataACCCCTCTGTAAGTCGCTTAGGTGCAGtaattagggttccgtacccacagggtaaaacaatagggtccccctattgttttcgctcctctgtgcGTCTgtcaccaggggcccgattctcctaagttaataatgtcaaaatcgaatagaaatcgaatcgcaatatgatcgcaatagcagttttaaccatatcgggcattctgctactaatataagactttttaggtttgcgattggtcagctattttggtgattttggtctatacggtagtttgctctacaatcatattgcaatagttaatcatttgcagacaaaatgattcattattgaatgacagaaaaggataaaaacgtttatttcaaagaaaaaatagcggaatgccacatacgtttcaatcgtaatcgagtcgggattggatcgcagtcgaacgtgaatcgtatgttgcttaagtaaaattaggagaatcgggcccctggctgtatctcattaaccgtgatagttagagagctgaaattttcacagatgatgtacctatttttgttgccgctataacaacatatactgaaaactaggataaaataaatattttggggggctcccataaaaCAAACtatgtccgttttataaataatggtacggaacccttcgtgcgcgagtccgcctcgcacttggccgatttTTCTTTTAGTTATCACTTATGGAAGTAACTTAATTTTTACGGAAGGTACTTACAAGTGCAAAGtcctaaattaaatataaatgaaaacgaCAGCTTTTCAACTTTGAGTAGTTTATTCTGTTTATTACGTTATATAAGgcacatttataatataggtaagccggccaactttccgaaaactgaatgcgggacttaacctttcgtgaaaaggggggggggtgcattgaaaaatgatcggacggaactgataaaataaaaaccgtaagcaaaaagctataatttaacctatcaatatcgtgtcacagcgtgcactaatgtcttattttcaaaatcattaggcctcacgagttcagtagaaataaagagaacgagattatattataggtaatctgtgttcctgcactgttgagcgtgcgcgcaggtgggtgttgtgtagaagcgtggtagaaaaatagggatgcgggacatgcgggacgcatacaacgttttgcgggactattttactaataatttcaaaacgggatttcgtcaagcattgcgggacggtcccgcagaatgcgggactGTTGGCTTGGCCGCcttaaatataggtaaatattatttaggtCTGTGATAACATGCaaacttaattttaacattgttttataagtaattataaatatacatatttaaggGTACTTGacacatgttttatttaagtacctagaTAGATAAGTTCACAGATATATATAggtaatcataaaaatatataaaggttTCTCTAAACCATAAACTTGGTTTTGCTATATTACGAAAAATACCAAGATGGAGagggcatcatcatcatcatcatattcatcagcctatagcagtccactgctggacataggcctctccaagtgatCGCTACTGAGGAGAGGGCATATCTACATAGTATCAGTCTTAATTCTTAGCAtctagaaaaatacaaaaatacgaattgagaacctcctccttcagcagggcccagcagggccaaggtctaccggattgttcgcgcgagttaccgcggccctggtaaataaaaggcctacgacggaacacgacggtttttagtccgtaagagtctgacactccctcaccgctgctaacccacaacgggagaggtcatttaatgatttttgacgtcgttaaaaaaaagaacctcctcctttttgagaagtcggtttgAATTTTTCTACTTAGAATAGTGTGCCCATATCCTTGAATTGATTCTACAAAAAACTTGgtgaatttttatttcactGTCAGAAACCTACACTCTTACTGAGTAttgaataacataggctatattttatcccgatactgtctatagttcccacgggatgcggctgaaaccgcggaaaaacagccagttttattttataatttaactatatagttatttaaacagtaaatatattttattggaaGACTTATTTGCGCTTAGTCAATTTATAAAGTGTTACACATATAATTTAGATTTTACAAAAATTCTTTTTGCAGTCACTTTAAAGGTGCCATTTGAATGCCAACTTCCAACTGCAACTGTCgacatgccgcgactgcatgcAGACAGGCGACTATAGATACGGTCGGCGGTCGGCAGTTAGCATCCAAAACATATCTTTAGGGACTTCCCTTCTATAATAATTTACACTTAATTTTTCTTCAACCTACATCTCAGTTATATTTAAATTCCACcagtatgtataaaatatttagaacttCAGAAAAGTCACCAGAAAAATTGGTTTGTCAAACTATCGATTTCTGAAATAACTTGAGAATATactaacaatacaatatagaaaAACTTAGTTAAcaatatcctccgagcctttttcccaactatgttggggtcggcttccagtctaaccgtatgtagctgagtaccagtgctttacaaggagcgactgccctatctgaccccttgaaccagttacccgggcaacacaataccccttggttagactggtttcaGACCTTAGTTAACAATATGTCTTACTATAAATGATAAATTAAGGCACTACTTCCATGCTTATGGTaagttataatatttaactataTCGATAACCAatccattttcagttgtcaaatcaccAATTTGAACAAGgagcggcaagtatacggctggttatggtttggttatcattaGAGTTTAATGGGTCTTAAAGTAATACATAATATCTATGAGTATACAATAGGATATTTACTACATATATCATGTATATAATTTcacattacaatttaaaaaaaaagggttCTTTTAGTTTGAATCTTAACTTCAAGAATTTACTAACAAGTTCACTGGCTTTCAAATACCctattgtaatataaaaataatgtttttattcttgATTAATAAGACtaacaatatttaaaagtaacatCTTAACTTAATGCGTCAACATcatgcaaacaaaaaatatcctaaatataaacaattatCTATGTAGGTTGtatttaactataaaaataaccaatatgatttttatataatagaatgtttgtgaacatattactttttaaaaaagagtgtctatggagtttcatGCCATGCTCTTCTCCTTGACACTAACTTTTTACAACTGTGCATCATCTAGTAGTATGACATTTCATACGAGtttgcaaaggcctatttgactTTGACCAATCAGCATCAATGTCATGGCTGGTTGGGGATGG contains:
- the LOC124644575 gene encoding uncharacterized protein LOC124644575, which codes for MFLILHITLISCVCVSITLSQHNNLLSLLPNYVGVGVQSNRMQSTSISSVTHILIKRHVDFRERFLERQRQRQIKDRKLVLEKDAVVKNIEVIDDITHHRKTGDMTTDKWVKVLSIEDDFRHLLAMSDMKYTYKRDMHWRTWRNIANGSKNKIVCYKCNNLQVNGTGCLNCGMWTIEERPPPCPYEFYSVVSDTDLCGVNYTQYSNIDSACPSVIKFSELTATCDNPIETYYKFSKMYGVTDSNESIICNGKDYCEISTIYEITPQHVIFRIINSTNDVIYSRIMKPNNNNYICIDDCGRFNPDTKKVARSDKPLKLNLFSLRKSDPEKPLNEMNDGIPVTESILSVPSAETEMSVSKSGGNDVDLNENNMEWAELKLHRSESD